A region of Moorena producens PAL-8-15-08-1 DNA encodes the following proteins:
- a CDS encoding type 2 lanthipeptide synthetase LanM family protein yields MPVIGSQISPIATIAINATFLSERINNPCYQNVIPQKDNDLIEERLNTWSKLLGGEQQLKQRLQWDGLDLTTVRNLLETAEFREDYTLPSWAETLKELIETTSASWLTLEGEENSPLDSQNPLPFEDFYLPFIRVGRSKLSTGLSANSPLTLLSQEAYAALERSLLQQLVNLGTETLLFEFNTFRKAHPPANQSTPQESRISYKTFLKNLLKDGGLAFFNRYPVLGRLIATTLDLWVESTTEFIQRLQQDLSAIERTFYSDQASLGKVQAIETSLSNPHHGRRSVLALTFSSGIKVVYKPKDVGLDVAFNQLLDWCNHQEISLAFKLTKILNRQRYGWVEFIEHQPCENQAAVQRFYHRAGMLLSLLHLLGASSCDHQNVVASGEYPILIDGDLLMHPVQHSVTESEDWFNYSVLNTGFLPGWEGDIYSANAQDSSVLGNIWPKQINSSREWKFINTDGMHLAPNKVIIPAGTNVVILDGKTVSAKNYVEEIVTGFEEIYHLLTKNREMLLGAESPLSGLQCLKSRFMLRPTLTYGMVSKRSLSPQYLRNGADYSILIDFLSRHYLMGEENLGFKELLAAETRSLQQLDIPYFTVSCHSNALELGSAQPIKHFFKTSSYQRLIAKIPSLDEEDLARQIKLIRASFYAKYAHLNKNSGALQGSLSQLSSLNPEELLEEAIAIGKSLVANRIQTGDGCNWIDLDYMSKAHRYQLQVLDDSLFTGRAGVSLFLAALGKITGEPEFKEVALAALSPLRQSLKKAQADRNLLQLRLDGIKLGGVLGLMGLGGIIYSLVKISQFLQEPALLQDAQQAAKLITADVIAADQTLDIIFGVAGAIMGLLTLYQQTGEKVLLDIAVACGNHLLSQRTDTAPRAWKTISKTPLTGFSHGAAGNSFSLLHLYAATADKVYLEAAQEGIEYETSVFDTSVRNWPYFLSLEQTNQINFWHAWCHGSVGIGLARLGSSTILQTEEIYSDIEVALDTTKKYAISNIDVDHLCCGSLGRNELFVVASQKLGNQEWLNTARAQAASVIARAKQHGAYAFLPHLPNSVFSPSFFKGSAGVGYQLLRLASPESLPSVLIWE; encoded by the coding sequence ATGCCAGTAATAGGGTCACAAATATCACCAATCGCGACTATAGCGATTAATGCTACGTTTTTATCAGAGCGGATCAATAACCCTTGTTACCAAAATGTTATTCCCCAAAAAGATAATGATCTGATTGAAGAACGCCTCAACACCTGGTCTAAACTCCTGGGAGGAGAACAACAACTTAAACAGCGCCTTCAGTGGGATGGATTAGACTTAACTACAGTCCGTAACTTACTAGAAACAGCAGAGTTTAGAGAAGATTACACCTTACCAAGCTGGGCAGAAACTCTCAAAGAATTAATTGAAACTACCAGCGCTTCATGGCTAACTCTAGAGGGGGAAGAAAACTCTCCACTTGACTCCCAAAATCCCTTACCATTTGAAGACTTTTATTTACCCTTTATCCGAGTAGGGCGCAGTAAATTATCTACTGGATTATCGGCAAATAGTCCTCTAACTTTGTTGAGCCAAGAAGCCTACGCAGCCCTAGAAAGGAGCTTGCTGCAACAACTGGTTAATTTAGGAACAGAAACCTTACTATTTGAATTTAACACATTCCGGAAAGCTCACCCCCCTGCTAACCAAAGTACTCCCCAAGAAAGCCGGATTAGTTATAAGACCTTTTTAAAAAATCTTCTCAAAGATGGGGGGCTGGCATTTTTTAATCGCTACCCAGTCTTAGGTCGCCTGATAGCAACAACCCTTGATTTATGGGTAGAATCTACTACTGAATTTATCCAACGTCTACAACAGGATTTATCAGCAATTGAACGTACCTTTTATTCTGATCAAGCCAGCTTAGGAAAGGTTCAAGCAATTGAGACTTCCCTCTCCAATCCCCACCATGGTAGACGCTCGGTTTTAGCTCTTACCTTCTCTTCCGGAATTAAAGTAGTATATAAGCCCAAAGACGTGGGTTTAGATGTTGCTTTCAATCAGTTACTAGACTGGTGCAACCACCAGGAAATATCCTTAGCCTTCAAATTAACTAAGATTCTCAATCGCCAGAGATATGGATGGGTTGAATTTATTGAGCACCAACCTTGTGAAAATCAAGCTGCAGTTCAACGCTTCTATCACAGAGCAGGGATGTTGTTATCACTGCTCCATCTATTAGGAGCAAGTAGTTGTGATCATCAAAATGTGGTTGCTAGTGGTGAATATCCTATTCTGATCGATGGTGACCTGTTGATGCATCCTGTACAGCACAGCGTGACGGAATCGGAAGACTGGTTTAACTATTCAGTCCTGAATACAGGATTTTTACCTGGTTGGGAAGGAGATATCTACTCCGCAAATGCTCAAGATTCCAGCGTCCTAGGTAATATTTGGCCCAAGCAAATAAATTCCTCTCGGGAGTGGAAATTTATTAACACCGATGGGATGCACTTAGCTCCCAACAAGGTGATTATTCCTGCTGGGACTAATGTGGTAATTCTAGACGGTAAAACTGTCTCAGCTAAGAACTATGTTGAGGAAATCGTCACTGGTTTTGAAGAAATCTATCACCTGTTAACTAAAAATCGGGAAATGCTCCTAGGCGCAGAAAGTCCCCTCTCTGGCTTACAATGTTTAAAGTCTCGATTTATGCTGCGCCCAACTCTAACCTATGGTATGGTCTCGAAACGCAGCCTTAGTCCTCAATATTTGCGTAATGGCGCGGACTATAGCATTCTGATCGATTTTCTCAGCCGTCACTACTTAATGGGTGAAGAAAACTTAGGCTTTAAAGAACTATTAGCAGCAGAAACCAGGTCTTTACAACAGCTAGATATTCCCTATTTCACGGTATCGTGTCATAGTAATGCCCTAGAGTTAGGATCAGCTCAACCAATCAAACACTTCTTTAAAACATCCAGTTACCAACGGTTAATTGCTAAAATCCCAAGTCTTGATGAAGAGGATTTAGCCCGGCAAATTAAATTGATTCGGGCGAGTTTTTATGCAAAGTATGCCCATTTGAACAAGAACAGTGGTGCTTTACAGGGAAGTTTATCCCAATTATCTTCATTGAATCCTGAAGAATTACTAGAAGAAGCTATAGCAATTGGCAAGAGTCTTGTCGCCAATAGGATTCAGACTGGTGACGGCTGCAACTGGATTGATTTAGATTATATGTCCAAGGCGCACCGCTATCAACTCCAGGTATTGGATGATTCCTTATTTACGGGGCGAGCTGGAGTTAGCCTATTCCTAGCAGCTCTAGGAAAAATTACTGGTGAGCCAGAATTTAAAGAGGTAGCTTTAGCTGCTTTATCCCCTTTACGTCAGTCTCTTAAGAAAGCACAAGCCGACCGAAACTTGTTGCAGTTAAGACTTGATGGAATCAAATTAGGTGGTGTCCTCGGTTTAATGGGGCTAGGTGGGATTATTTACAGTTTGGTTAAAATTAGTCAGTTTCTCCAAGAGCCAGCCCTTCTCCAAGATGCCCAGCAAGCTGCAAAACTAATTACAGCAGATGTAATCGCCGCCGATCAAACCCTGGATATTATTTTTGGAGTAGCGGGGGCAATCATGGGCTTATTAACTCTGTATCAACAGACAGGAGAGAAAGTGCTATTAGACATAGCAGTAGCCTGTGGCAATCATCTCCTATCACAGCGAACTGATACCGCCCCTAGAGCCTGGAAGACAATCAGTAAAACCCCATTAACCGGATTTTCTCACGGTGCAGCAGGTAATTCCTTCTCTTTACTACACCTATATGCTGCGACAGCAGACAAAGTTTATTTGGAAGCGGCACAAGAAGGAATTGAATATGAAACCAGTGTCTTTGACACATCAGTCCGAAACTGGCCATATTTCCTTTCATTGGAACAAACAAATCAAATTAATTTCTGGCATGCCTGGTGTCACGGCAGCGTGGGGATTGGATTAGCCCGTTTAGGCAGTTCAACGATTCTACAGACAGAGGAAATTTACTCTGACATTGAGGTAGCTTTGGACACCACCAAGAAGTATGCAATATCTAATATAGATGTAGACCATCTCTGCTGCGGGAGTTTGGGCAGAAATGAACTATTTGTTGTTGCATCCCAAAAACTTGGCAACCAGGAATGGCTAAACACAGCTAGGGCACAGGCTGCATCGGTAATAGCAAGGGCAAAACAACATGGAGCATATGCTTTTTTACCTCATTTGCCTAACTCCGTTTTCAGTCCTAGTTTTTTCAAGGGAAGTGCGGGTGTAGGTTATCAATTGTTGCGTTTAGCCTCTCCAGAATCCTTACCTTCTGTGCTGATTTGGGAGTAA
- a CDS encoding peptidylprolyl isomerase, producing the protein MPVRRRGNFHEMEHEYIKDTELGRSGGYRGIIKRQEFNPEISAAVFAAEPPQLLKPIVSSQGVHLILVEEIIQPQLNERLYAQILAGLFSEWLKQQVESVQVMTNLDVSRESVMI; encoded by the coding sequence ATACCAGTTCGACGAAGGGGAAACTTCCATGAGATGGAGCACGAATACATCAAGGATACTGAGTTAGGGCGCTCTGGAGGATATCGGGGAATAATTAAGCGTCAGGAGTTTAATCCCGAAATTTCTGCTGCTGTCTTTGCTGCTGAGCCGCCACAGTTGCTTAAGCCGATTGTGAGTTCTCAGGGAGTGCATCTGATTTTGGTTGAGGAAATTATTCAGCCTCAATTGAACGAGAGACTGTACGCTCAAATTCTTGCAGGTTTATTTTCTGAGTGGCTCAAACAGCAAGTTGAATCCGTTCAAGTCATGACAAACCTTGATGTTTCTAGAGAATCTGTGATGATTTGA